From one Bordetella genomosp. 9 genomic stretch:
- a CDS encoding RNA-binding S4 domain-containing protein, whose product MPTIDFELAPGLPFIEVNHLLKVTGVCDSGGAGKQLVADGRVSVDGVLETRKTAKIRAGQTVTCGDVRIVVGQAPEA is encoded by the coding sequence ATGCCCACGATAGATTTCGAACTCGCGCCCGGCCTCCCCTTCATCGAAGTGAACCACCTGCTCAAGGTAACAGGGGTCTGCGATAGCGGCGGCGCGGGCAAGCAACTGGTCGCGGACGGCAGGGTCAGCGTGGACGGTGTGCTGGAAACGCGCAAAACCGCCAAGATTCGCGCCGGGCAAACCGTCACTTGCGGCGACGTCCGCATCGTCGTCGGCCAGGCCCCCGAAGCATGA
- a CDS encoding acetate--CoA ligase family protein — MNDGANEPPVVDLSPLLTPASIAIVGASTDPNKIGAKPLKFLRKYGYGGAIHPVNPRGGVVDGLTCHTSVAEIDGPVDCAIVVTTAAHVLPALRDCAAKGVRAAVVISAGFAETGPQGMAAQAEMREIAAAGLRILGPNNQGTVNLGAATVVGFNPLLEALDGFRSGTIGLVSQSSGVGFGLMGLGLERGMGFAHLLTTGNEADLTFADCGLALLEREEVQVVAGAIEGIRDPATLRRLARRSHELGKPVVILKGATSKAGMRAAASHTGALAGHGAVFSAFCRQEGLIEADSVDALLDYAQAFASPRSRKTGTRTVAITGTGGTAVLMADALEREQFELPAPGAASIEKLRGTLPDIASLANPIDMTTANLGNRALFTDTARIVGAEGSYDTLIAVVGPAVAQSGLDYARQIVASADYLPSTVVTWTAPDGPGQDLLRANGILVIPSPQRLAAAMSGLRRFNEYGARRSAAAAALPDASAERRRKARDFLSQVATRQLAEHQARTLCAIWDLPFPRQTLAHDIDTAEAAAREIGFPVALKLQSAQIGHKTEIGGVVLNLKDADSVRAAAERLLNTAGLADDVKIDGVLVQEMVIGAGEVIVGGVKDPELGMAIMAGPGGTLAEVMQDVSFRLAPFDAREAECLCNETRLAALVHGVRGRPAWDAPALYRTIERIALMASELEDLVDEIDFNPLIVRRDGEGVVIVDALVVKI; from the coding sequence ATGAATGACGGGGCGAACGAACCGCCGGTCGTCGACCTGTCTCCCCTGCTCACGCCGGCGTCCATCGCCATCGTCGGCGCGTCCACGGACCCGAACAAGATAGGCGCCAAACCGCTCAAGTTCCTCAGGAAATACGGTTATGGCGGCGCGATCCACCCCGTCAATCCCAGGGGCGGCGTCGTCGATGGATTGACCTGCCATACGTCAGTCGCGGAGATCGACGGTCCCGTCGATTGCGCCATCGTCGTGACGACGGCCGCGCACGTGCTTCCGGCGCTGCGCGACTGCGCGGCGAAAGGCGTCCGCGCCGCCGTGGTGATCAGCGCGGGCTTCGCCGAAACCGGCCCGCAAGGCATGGCCGCCCAGGCCGAGATGCGCGAAATCGCCGCCGCCGGCCTCAGGATCCTGGGCCCGAACAACCAGGGCACGGTCAACCTGGGGGCGGCCACCGTGGTCGGCTTCAACCCCTTGCTGGAGGCCCTCGATGGCTTCCGCAGCGGAACCATCGGGCTGGTCAGCCAGAGCTCGGGGGTCGGTTTCGGCCTGATGGGCCTGGGCCTGGAACGCGGCATGGGTTTCGCTCATCTGCTGACCACCGGTAATGAGGCCGACCTGACCTTCGCCGACTGCGGGCTCGCCCTGCTCGAACGCGAGGAAGTGCAGGTCGTCGCCGGCGCGATCGAAGGCATCCGGGATCCGGCCACGCTGCGGCGCCTGGCGCGTCGATCCCATGAGTTGGGCAAGCCGGTCGTGATCCTGAAGGGTGCGACCAGCAAGGCGGGCATGCGGGCCGCGGCATCGCATACGGGCGCCCTGGCCGGGCATGGCGCGGTGTTTTCCGCGTTCTGCCGGCAGGAAGGCCTGATCGAAGCGGACAGCGTCGACGCGCTGCTGGATTACGCGCAGGCATTCGCGTCGCCGCGCAGCCGCAAGACCGGCACGCGCACCGTGGCGATCACCGGCACCGGCGGCACCGCCGTCCTGATGGCCGACGCATTGGAACGCGAGCAGTTCGAACTGCCCGCCCCGGGCGCCGCGTCCATCGAAAAGCTGCGCGGCACCCTGCCCGACATCGCCAGTCTCGCCAATCCCATCGACATGACGACGGCGAACCTGGGCAACCGTGCCCTCTTCACCGATACCGCGCGGATCGTCGGCGCCGAAGGCAGCTACGACACACTGATCGCCGTCGTCGGTCCCGCCGTCGCCCAGAGCGGCCTGGACTACGCACGCCAGATCGTGGCCTCGGCGGACTACCTGCCATCCACCGTCGTGACATGGACGGCGCCCGACGGACCGGGCCAGGACCTGCTGCGCGCGAACGGCATACTGGTGATTCCCTCCCCCCAGCGCCTGGCCGCGGCCATGAGCGGGCTGCGCCGCTTCAATGAATACGGCGCGCGCCGTTCGGCGGCGGCAGCGGCACTGCCTGACGCCAGCGCCGAGCGACGGCGCAAGGCACGCGATTTCCTGTCGCAGGTCGCCACCAGGCAGTTGGCGGAACACCAGGCCCGGACGCTATGCGCCATCTGGGACCTGCCATTTCCACGGCAGACGCTGGCGCACGACATCGATACGGCTGAAGCCGCCGCCCGCGAGATCGGTTTTCCGGTCGCACTGAAACTGCAATCGGCACAGATCGGCCACAAGACCGAGATCGGCGGCGTCGTGTTGAACCTGAAGGATGCGGACAGCGTCAGGGCGGCGGCCGAACGCCTGCTGAATACGGCGGGCCTTGCCGACGACGTGAAGATCGACGGCGTGCTGGTCCAGGAAATGGTAATCGGCGCGGGCGAAGTCATCGTCGGCGGAGTCAAGGATCCCGAACTCGGCATGGCCATCATGGCCGGGCCGGGAGGAACGCTGGCCGAGGTCATGCAGGACGTCTCGTTCCGCCTGGCACCTTTCGACGCGCGAGAAGCCGAATGTCTCTGCAATGAAACGCGCCTGGCCGCGCTCGTGCATGGCGTACGCGGCCGGCCGGCGTGGGACGCGCCGGCGCTTTATCGAACCATCGAACGTATCGCCCTCATGGCATCGGAACTGGAGGATCTGGTGGATGAAATCGACTTCAACCCCTTGATCGTCCGTCGCGACGGCGAAGGCGTGGTGATCGTCGATGCACTCGTTGTGAAGATCTGA
- a CDS encoding GntR family transcriptional regulator, which produces MQEAETTLAATGKRSLDQAAADTLRQAILTGAIAPGSRLTETRLAEQMTLSRGPIRAALHKLVTEGLVIQQPYVGWRVISLSVQDAWEISTLRANFEGLAARLAAERIDDHGRERLQGAYDRLVAAARQADHAALIDADLALHKLVVDLAGHSRLAQHYGPVTHQIRLYIAATTGMHHMAFDSVCEAHWNIVESILQGMATEAGALASAHCYNSGRKLRNLLERGE; this is translated from the coding sequence GTGCAGGAAGCAGAAACCACACTCGCCGCAACGGGCAAACGCAGCCTCGACCAGGCCGCGGCCGACACCCTGCGGCAAGCCATCCTGACTGGCGCGATCGCGCCCGGCAGCCGATTGACGGAAACCCGGTTGGCGGAGCAGATGACGCTGTCACGCGGCCCGATACGCGCGGCGCTGCACAAGCTCGTCACCGAGGGCCTGGTGATCCAGCAGCCCTATGTGGGATGGCGCGTCATCAGCCTGAGCGTCCAGGATGCCTGGGAGATTTCCACCTTGCGCGCCAATTTCGAGGGGCTGGCGGCGCGACTGGCCGCCGAGCGCATCGACGACCACGGGCGCGAGCGGCTGCAAGGCGCCTACGATCGATTGGTGGCCGCGGCCCGCCAGGCCGATCACGCCGCATTGATCGACGCTGACCTGGCCTTGCACAAGCTCGTCGTCGATCTGGCCGGGCATAGCCGGCTGGCGCAGCACTACGGACCCGTAACGCACCAGATCCGTCTGTACATCGCCGCCACGACGGGGATGCATCACATGGCTTTCGATTCCGTGTGCGAGGCACACTGGAACATCGTGGAGTCCATCCTGCAGGGCATGGCGACCGAGGCGGGCGCGCTTGCCAGCGCGCATTGCTACAACAGCGGACGGAAGCTGCGCAATCTGCTCGAACGCGGAGAATGA
- a CDS encoding enoyl-CoA hydratase/isomerase family protein: MSNDPVVLYEVEQGVCTITLNRPRVLNAINREMKSEFVAALAKAEADADTVVVVVRGAGRAFCAGVDLKDAAVNPWDHTVAGWRWHLTGCLEMCTQMWNLKKPVIAAVNGHALGSGCDLALAADLTIAADTATFGEPEIRGISGPPGLFMPWVAGMKRAKELLFFGDTIDANHAERIGIVTRVWPAQDFDEGVRQYARRLAKVPAVALALNKRTINKTFEIMGLRNALDFNTEVMISTNMSKPAGDREARQRQIAEGGLKAMLQKRDAGHE; this comes from the coding sequence ATGTCCAACGACCCGGTCGTGCTGTATGAAGTCGAGCAAGGTGTCTGCACCATCACCCTCAATCGTCCGCGGGTACTGAACGCCATCAACCGCGAGATGAAATCGGAATTCGTCGCCGCGCTGGCGAAGGCGGAGGCCGATGCCGACACGGTGGTGGTCGTGGTCAGGGGCGCCGGCCGCGCATTCTGCGCCGGCGTGGACCTCAAGGACGCCGCGGTGAATCCATGGGACCACACGGTCGCGGGTTGGCGCTGGCACCTGACAGGCTGCCTGGAAATGTGCACGCAGATGTGGAACCTGAAAAAGCCCGTGATCGCGGCGGTGAATGGACACGCGCTGGGATCCGGCTGCGACCTCGCGCTGGCCGCCGACCTGACGATCGCGGCCGATACGGCGACCTTCGGCGAACCGGAAATACGCGGCATATCCGGTCCGCCCGGGCTCTTCATGCCCTGGGTAGCGGGAATGAAGCGCGCGAAGGAACTGCTCTTCTTCGGCGACACCATCGACGCCAACCATGCCGAACGGATCGGCATCGTCACCCGGGTCTGGCCCGCACAGGATTTCGATGAAGGCGTCCGCCAATATGCGCGACGCCTGGCGAAGGTGCCCGCCGTCGCGCTGGCGCTGAACAAGCGCACGATCAACAAGACATTCGAAATCATGGGCCTGCGCAACGCCCTCGATTTCAATACCGAGGTCATGATCTCGACCAATATGTCCAAGCCGGCGGGCGACCGCGAGGCTCGCCAGCGGCAGATCGCCGAAGGCGGCCTGAAGGCGATGCTGCAAAAGCGGGACGCCGGCCATGAATGA
- a CDS encoding restriction endonuclease — MRFKPSRNSIFGVLLRSPWWMSAGIAAALLVGAVAALPREYWAIGVFASIPFVVIAFLAGWRQLRTPSDSRVEAIAAAAAAMSWPAFAAAIRSGLERDGCQVEAYPGAGADFVLSKGDHIAVLSAQRWKAARTGVEPVRALQAARERRQAREAIYVALGEVSPSAREYAATHGVSFMTAPELAKLLRHAEI; from the coding sequence ATGAGGTTCAAACCCTCCAGGAATTCGATTTTCGGCGTGCTGCTGCGCTCTCCGTGGTGGATGAGCGCGGGGATCGCCGCCGCATTGCTCGTCGGCGCCGTCGCGGCCCTGCCGCGCGAGTACTGGGCGATCGGCGTATTCGCATCCATTCCCTTCGTGGTGATTGCTTTCCTTGCCGGCTGGCGGCAGTTGCGCACGCCGTCCGACAGCCGCGTGGAAGCCATCGCGGCGGCGGCCGCGGCCATGTCCTGGCCGGCCTTCGCCGCCGCCATACGTTCCGGCCTGGAACGTGACGGCTGCCAGGTGGAAGCCTATCCTGGCGCCGGCGCCGACTTCGTCCTGAGCAAAGGCGACCACATCGCCGTGCTCAGCGCGCAGCGCTGGAAAGCCGCCCGTACGGGTGTCGAACCTGTCCGGGCCCTGCAAGCGGCCCGCGAACGCCGGCAAGCGCGCGAAGCCATCTACGTCGCGCTAGGGGAAGTTTCACCGTCGGCCCGGGAATATGCCGCGACGCATGGCGTCTCCTTCATGACCGCGCCCGAGCTCGCCAAACTGCTGCGGCACGCGGAGATCTGA